One window of the Scylla paramamosain isolate STU-SP2022 chromosome 22, ASM3559412v1, whole genome shotgun sequence genome contains the following:
- the LOC135111832 gene encoding LOW QUALITY PROTEIN: probable G-protein coupled receptor CG31760 (The sequence of the model RefSeq protein was modified relative to this genomic sequence to represent the inferred CDS: deleted 1 base in 1 codon): protein MEVLGVTYDRTGVTLQGAGPLLLGVRSWGGAANKHLALLDKVQDRAARLIRNSELGLQPALHTLQHRRDVAGLTVMFKVQQQRVPYLQALRQPARHAEVTSRVVIRAPGELLQPSATQLILSFTKEHKGGTSSTFLGLGMAVSIKLLCDGYYISLPPHVWYLAHGTSGVPRGRYIEGSGRHCRALVDAGVAGDPSQPYLTSPYLTYRVSLTYRVTSAHKIKLTDKQLLQWLTPILLIMLVYLSAWSLSATPSAEVKAADSGLKYKQCKYDWWDHSLAAGEVLFLMWGMKVCFSVRKADSFFDEAKYISWAVYNIALVNIVMVAFHLIIFPDAGPDVKYLFGFLRTQFSTSTTVLLIFGPKFYRIVQGTGDQYDNRARAKGVTASFSLNGLGVMNDEPADLSQENEELKEEIQKLAAQMEFMKIVHMEMNNRHLKPKPSGYFSDKNPAMAGPTSPSGPRTTDAGQENAPAKLSSPATEVADDRV, encoded by the exons ATGGAGGTGCTCGGGGTCACTTACGACC GGACTGGAGTTACTCTACAAGGCGCAGGTCCGCTCCTCCTTGGAGTACGCTCCTGGGGCGGCGCGGCAAACAAGCACCTCGCTctcctggacaaggtgcaggacCGAGCGGCGAGGCTCATCAGGAACAGTGAGCTCGGCCTTCAGCCTGCACTGCACACCCTCCAGCACCGGCGAGACGTGGCGGGCCTCACCGTCATGTTCAAGGTGCAACAGCAACGGGTGCCGTACCTACAGGCTCTCCGGCAGCCTGCCCGACATGCCGAAGTCACCTCCAGAGTTGTCATACGTGCCCCTGGGGAGCTGCTCCAGCCCAG CGCCACGCAGCTGATACTCTCCTtcactaaggaacacaaaggagggacAAGCAGCACATTTCTGGGTCTTGGCATGGCTGTTAGTATTAAGTTGCTATGTg atgggtactacattagcctacCTCCACATGTCTGGTACCTCGCACACGGGACCAGTGGAGTGCCCCGCGGCCGGTACATAGAGGGCTCTGGAAGGCACTGTAGGGCTCTAGTGGATGCAGGAGTGGCAGGAGAT cctagccaaccttacctgacctcaccttacctcacctacaGGGTATCGCTGACATACCGCGTGACTTCAGCACACAAGATCAAGCTGACGGACAAACAGCTGCTGCAGTGGCTGACGCCCATCCTACTGATCATGCTGGTGTACCTGAGCGCGTGGAGCCTCAGCGCCACGCCCTCCGCCGAGGTGAAGGCCGCTGACTCAGGGCTCAAGTACAAGCAATGCAAATATGATTGGTGGGACCACTCGCTTGCTGCCg gcgaggTCCTCTTTCTCATGTGGGGGATGAAGGTGTGTTTCAGCGTCAGGAAGGCAGATAGCTTCTTCGACGAGGCCAAGTACATCTCATGGGCAGTTTACAACATAGCCCTTGTCAACATCGTTATGGTGGCCTTCCA ccTCATCATCTTCCCCGACGCGGGTCCTGACGTCAAGTATCTCTTCGGCTTCCTGAGGACCCAGTTCAGCACCTCCACCACTGTGCTGCTCATCTTCGGGCCCAAG TTCTACCGGATCGTGCAGGGGACGGGAGACCAGTACGATAACCGGGCCAGAGCCAAGGGCGTGAcggcaagcttctccctcaacGGCCTGGGCGTGATGAACGACGAGCCCGCTGACTTGTCCCAGGAGAACGAGGAACTCAAG gaggagatacagaagcTGGCGGCGCAGATGGAGTTTATGAAGATCGTGCACATGGAGATGAACAACCGCCACCTCAAGCCGAAGCCCAGTGGGTACTTCAGCGACAAGAACCCCGCGATGGCCGGCCCGACGTCCCCGTCTGGGCCACGCACCACCGACGCGGGCCAGGAGAACGCCCCTGCCAAGCTGTCCTCC CCTGCAACTGAGGTGGCCGACGATAGGGTATGA